CGAGCACGTGATCGATGTGCGCGGCGCGAAGGCCGAGACCCAGGCCGAGATCCGGAAAGTTCCAGCGATTGGCAGGCATGCAGACACACTCACTTGCACACCCGCGCACGCGCCCCCTCCTGCTCCGCAGACGGAGAGGGCTCCGCCGACCGCGGGCTCGAAAGGCCGATCTCGGGGCAGGGAGAGATGAGCGAATCGGGAAATCCGATACTTTGTTGCATCGCGTTCACATCGCGGCGGTTGATCCGTGCCGGGGTGTTCGCGTAGCATCGTGCCACGCGAGCGGAGAAATCTCAGCACGACAGGAGACCCACCCCATGCCCATCATGTCCCGAGACAAGGTGCTCGACAAGATTCGCAAGCTCATCGCCCTCTCCGGCTCGTCAAACGTGCACGAAGCCGAGGTTGCAGCCGCCGCCGCGCAGCGTCTCATGCTCGAGTACAAGGTGGCCGAGAGCGACATCTCGTTCGAAGCCTCTGACGAAGATCTGAAGGTCGAGCAAGAGGTCTACCGCGATCTCAGCCTGAAGGCGCCTCCTCGCTGGCACGGCATCCTGTTGAACGGAATCGCCAACGCCAACTTCTGCAAGCTGCTGCTGGGCGTCGAGTACACGCGCAAGGGCTGGGAGATGGAGCGGCGCAAGATCTACCGCATCATCGGCACCGACCATGACCGCGCCACGGTGAA
This genomic interval from Pseudomonadota bacterium contains the following:
- a CDS encoding DUF2786 domain-containing protein → MCAARRPRPRPRSGKFQRLAGMQTHSLAHPRTRPLLLRRRRGLRRPRARKADLGAGRDERIGKSDTLLHRVHIAAVDPCRGVRVASCHASGEISARQETHPMPIMSRDKVLDKIRKLIALSGSSNVHEAEVAAAAAQRLMLEYKVAESDISFEASDEDLKVEQEVYRDLSLKAPPRWHGILLNGIANANFCKLLLGVEYTRKGWEMERRKIYRIIGTDHDRATVKYLYEMLRLEIERLCDRAALYRAYDRAERASFKLGAASSLASRLARELRSFTSDLKSNEKTQALAVIDKATDAVDRFMGENYPRVRAGRSVTASRHTAYMHGREAGEGVDLAPSSRRLESAQRALHDGSAL